From Rutidosis leptorrhynchoides isolate AG116_Rl617_1_P2 chromosome 3, CSIRO_AGI_Rlap_v1, whole genome shotgun sequence, a single genomic window includes:
- the LOC139897845 gene encoding beta-glucuronosyltransferase GlcAT14A-like, translating to MIKLKEIKKFHSEKKWTFSLAITSIVCLFLLATCFNMGFLPPLYKINSFLPVFNTHFSSNQTIPQFAEDKIKSQKLQSSRSSIPHFAYLISGSKGDINKLWRTLRALYHPWNYYVLHLDLESEPDERMELAARVEKDPVFAKVGNVYMITKANMVTYRGPTMVSNTLHACAILLKRNKDWDWFINLSASDYPLVTQDDLLSTFRNINRDWNFVEHTSQLGWKEDQRAMPLMIDPGLYQNKKSDIFWVKPNRPLPTAFKLFTGSAWMVLSRAFVEYCIWGWDNLPRTLLMYYTNFVSSPEGYFQTVICNVPQFIPTVVNHDMHFISWDNPPKQHPHVLNITDTAKMIKSGAAFARKFNQDTSVLDRIDNELLKRPNGSFTPGGWCKGGSACNKVGKATRLKPGPGAKRLRKLINKLIESAKDGNQCQ from the exons ATGATAAAACTAAAAGAAATCAAAAAATTTCATTCAGAAAAAAAATGGACATTTTCTCTTGCGATAACCTCAATTGTATGTTTATTCCTTTTAGCCACTTGTTTCAATATGGGCTTTCTTCCTCCTTTGTACAAAATAAATTCTTTTCTCCCAGTATTTAACACTCATTTTTCATCAAATCAAACAATCCCACAATTCGCCGAAGATAAGATCAAGTCCCAGAAATTACAATCTTCTCGTTCTTCGATCCCTCATTTTGCGTATTTAATATCCGGATCGAAAGGAGATATAAATAAACTTTGGAGGACACTTAGAGCATTATATCATCCTTGGAATTATTATGTTCTTCATCTTGATCTTGAATCCGAACCCGATGAGCGAATGGAGCTTGCAGCACGTGTTGAAAAGGATCCCGTGTTTGCTAAAGTTGGGAATGTTTACATGATTACGAAAGCAAATATGGTAACGTATAGAGGGCCCACTATGGTGTCGAATACACTTCATGCATGTGCCATTCTTTTAAAGAGGAATAAAGATTGGGATTGGTTTATTAATCTCAGTGCGTCGGACTATCCTCTAGTCACTCAAGATG ATCTTCTTTCTACATTTCGTAATATAAATCGAGACTGGAATTTCGTTGAACACACAAGTCAATTGGGTTGGAAGGA GGATCAAAGAGCTATGCCGTTGATGATTGATCCTGGACTATATCAAAACAAGAAGTCTGATATCTTTTGGGTAAAACCAAACAGGCCTCTGCCAACAGCATTTAAGTTGTTTACAG GATCCGCTTGGATGGTTTTATCACGAGCATTCGTAGAATACTGCATATGGGGTTGGGATAATCTACCACGAACTCTACTCATGTACTACACCAATTTCGTCTCGTCACCCGAAGGTTACTTTCAAACCGTTATCTGCAACGTTCCACAATTCATACCAACCGTCGTTAACCACGACATGCACTTTATTTCATGGGACAACCCTCCAAAACAGCATCCACACGTTCTCAACATAACCGACACTGCAAAAATGATAAAAAGTGGGGCCGCATTTGCACGTAAATTTAACCAAGATACGTCGGTATTGGATAGAATTGATAATGAACTACTAAAACGACCCAATGGGAGTTTCACTCCAGGTGGATGGTGCAAAGGTGGGTCCGCTTGTAATAAGGTCGGGAAAGCGACAAGGCTTAAACCGGGCCCAGGAGCTAAAAGGCTTCGAAAACTTATAAACAAGTTGATCGAATCAGCTAAAGATGGAAATCAATGTCAAtag